Proteins from a single region of Syntrophales bacterium:
- a CDS encoding acyl-CoA dehydrogenase family protein encodes MEILKFTEEHNIFRESLRRFLEKEIVPHIEEWEEAGIVPKSYWRKMGENGFLSTWVPEEYGGVGADFLYSVIVCEEMAKCNFSGLCASLHSDIIVPYIASFGTEEQKKKYLPGCVTGDCITAVAMTEPNTGSDLAAIRTTAAEKNGEIVINGQKTFISNGINCDVLVLAAKDPAVENPHRAVDLYLVDAETPGFEKGRRIKKVGWHSQDTAELYFTDCRIPAENRLGAKGSGFLNLMMKLQQERLICALGAQVGAECMLEWTIKYCRERTAFGKPIAKFQHSQFEFAEMATEVKIGRTFVDKLVADHMEGKNVTVETSMAKYWVTEMACRVADRCVQLHGGYGYCEEYPIARAWRDMRVTRIFAGTNEIMKGIVAKFMGL; translated from the coding sequence ATGGAGATTCTGAAGTTTACGGAGGAGCACAATATTTTTCGCGAGAGCCTGCGGCGTTTCCTGGAGAAGGAGATCGTTCCCCACATCGAGGAGTGGGAAGAAGCCGGAATCGTCCCCAAAAGCTACTGGAGGAAGATGGGCGAGAACGGCTTTCTCAGCACCTGGGTGCCCGAGGAGTACGGCGGCGTGGGAGCGGACTTCCTGTATTCCGTCATTGTCTGCGAGGAGATGGCGAAATGCAATTTCTCGGGCCTTTGTGCCTCCCTGCACAGCGACATCATTGTGCCCTACATTGCCTCCTTCGGAACGGAGGAGCAGAAGAAAAAGTATCTCCCGGGATGCGTGACCGGCGACTGCATCACCGCCGTGGCCATGACGGAGCCCAATACGGGAAGCGATCTGGCGGCGATCCGGACGACCGCGGCGGAGAAAAACGGCGAGATCGTCATCAACGGGCAGAAAACTTTCATCTCCAACGGCATCAACTGCGACGTCCTCGTCCTGGCGGCGAAGGACCCCGCGGTGGAGAACCCCCACCGGGCCGTGGACCTCTACCTCGTCGATGCGGAGACGCCGGGCTTTGAAAAGGGCCGGCGCATCAAGAAGGTCGGCTGGCACAGCCAGGACACGGCGGAACTGTATTTCACGGACTGCCGGATTCCGGCGGAAAATCGCCTGGGAGCGAAGGGATCGGGATTCCTGAACCTGATGATGAAGCTCCAGCAGGAGCGCCTTATCTGTGCCCTCGGGGCCCAGGTGGGGGCGGAGTGCATGCTGGAGTGGACGATCAAGTACTGCCGGGAGCGGACGGCCTTCGGGAAGCCCATCGCCAAGTTCCAGCACAGCCAGTTCGAATTCGCGGAAATGGCCACGGAGGTGAAGATCGGCCGGACGTTCGTCGACAAGCTCGTCGCGGACCACATGGAGGGGAAGAACGTCACTGTAGAGACGTCCATGGCCAAATACTGGGTCACCGAGATGGCCTGCCGTGTCGCCGACCGATGCGTCCAGCTCCACGGAGGGTACGGATACTGCGAGGAGTATCCCATCG
- a CDS encoding TetR/AcrR family transcriptional regulator yields MKTALDKARQDPESMKARILTVARRIFGDYGYHGTTTRMIAQEVGIDVSTLHYHWGDKKGLYEAVVLDINKDLGQSLRDVERMIHGKPLGERLAISIDVMTDYLFEHPEIANLILHRYFGRTREEALEEILVPEFTADMARSMNLIESKRKATPRALMEVLAVINGIYNFVSGETFFRSIVHIDREEYITQVKEVLKFILIPAFAQREGKGGSEPA; encoded by the coding sequence ATGAAGACCGCTCTCGACAAGGCCCGCCAGGATCCCGAATCGATGAAAGCGCGGATCCTTACCGTCGCCCGGCGGATCTTCGGCGATTACGGCTACCACGGGACCACGACCCGGATGATCGCGCAGGAGGTGGGGATCGACGTCTCGACACTCCACTATCATTGGGGCGACAAGAAGGGCCTGTACGAGGCCGTCGTCCTGGATATCAACAAGGACCTGGGACAGAGCCTCCGGGACGTGGAGAGGATGATCCACGGGAAGCCTCTGGGCGAGCGGCTGGCCATCTCGATCGACGTCATGACGGACTACCTGTTCGAGCACCCCGAGATCGCCAACCTCATCCTGCACCGCTATTTCGGCCGCACCCGGGAAGAAGCCCTGGAGGAGATCCTGGTTCCCGAGTTCACCGCCGACATGGCCCGTTCCATGAACCTGATCGAAAGCAAGAGGAAGGCAACGCCGCGGGCTCTCATGGAGGTCCTGGCGGTCATAAACGGGATCTACAACTTCGTCTCCGGCGAAACCTTTTTCCGCTCCATCGTCCATATCGACCGGGAGGAATACATCACCCAGGTCAAGGAGGTTCTGAAATTTATTCTGATCCCCGCCTTTGCCCAGAGGGAGGGCAAGGGCGGCTCCGAGCCGGCGTGA
- a CDS encoding enoyl-CoA hydratase-related protein, with translation MKDFQTFRFEEVEPRVGLVTMNRPEQLNAVNIAMLDDFGELFSILSKDDAIRVLILTGEGRGFCAGADLNDAVVHKDTDAFSDPANFLRIVQERYGSLVLGLRRIPQPVISAVNGPAAGAGFCMTLASDVRVASPEASFIASFANIGLTGGELGTSYFLPRLIGTARSSEILLTGRKVRADEAERIGLVNRVVPRETLLETALSYARPMIAKSVEALKLTKRVLDQNVDAPCLEAAVNLENRNQAVMVFSGEFFKLVQPFFKGGGKD, from the coding sequence ATGAAAGATTTTCAGACATTCCGATTTGAAGAGGTTGAGCCCCGGGTGGGGCTTGTCACCATGAACCGGCCGGAGCAGCTAAACGCGGTCAACATTGCGATGCTGGACGATTTCGGCGAGCTGTTCTCGATCCTGTCGAAGGACGACGCCATCCGGGTCCTGATCCTGACCGGGGAAGGCCGCGGATTCTGCGCCGGGGCCGACCTGAACGACGCGGTCGTCCACAAGGACACGGATGCCTTCTCCGATCCGGCGAACTTCCTCCGGATCGTCCAGGAGCGCTACGGCTCCCTGGTCCTGGGGCTCCGGCGGATTCCCCAGCCGGTCATCTCCGCCGTCAACGGACCGGCCGCCGGCGCGGGGTTCTGCATGACCCTGGCGAGCGACGTCCGGGTGGCGTCTCCGGAGGCATCGTTCATTGCCTCCTTTGCGAATATCGGCCTGACCGGTGGCGAGCTCGGGACGTCCTATTTCCTGCCCCGGCTGATCGGCACCGCCCGGTCGTCGGAGATCCTGTTGACGGGAAGGAAAGTAAGGGCGGACGAGGCGGAGCGGATCGGGCTGGTCAACCGGGTTGTGCCGCGGGAGACCCTTCTGGAGACGGCCCTGTCCTATGCACGCCCCATGATCGCCAAGTCCGTGGAGGCGCTGAAGCTGACGAAACGCGTCCTGGACCAGAACGTCGACGCGCCGTGCCTGGAGGCGGCGGTCAACCTGGAGAACCGGAACCAGGCGGTCATGGTCTTCTCCGGCGAGTTTTTCAAGCTGGTCCAGCCGTTCTTCAAGGGAGGCGGAAAAGACTGA
- a CDS encoding long-chain fatty acid--CoA ligase, producing MAFERIWHKSYAPGVPPEIEFEKITTAAALIRSAKKFPDHTAFIYMGRRFSYRELDALVNRFANALKDLGVKEGDKVGMLLPNLPQMIIACHATHRLGAVTAMNNPLYTEKELAHQLKDCDARFLITLDLLLPRALALKGKTGVETIITCHINDYLPFPKKQLFPFVKKAMFRKVEPRKDVHEFMTLMGKASSNPVPDRSRWDKLGALIYTGGTTGVSKGAMLTHANLSAVVQIFRAWLPDLKDGEVHIVGTYPIFHSAGYTASQNLTIWSGWTSTIIPRPEPGILIETVKKYKPNFLPGVASIFVGLLADKEFRGMDKSFLKGFFTGASPIAIDTVQDLKNLTGKDVYEIYGMTENTAFATATPWGGKVKPGTVGLPLPNTELKIVDLDEGNTVLKPGEAGEICIKGPQVMTGYYKRPDETAATIRDGWLYTGDIGIMDEEGYFKVVDRKKDMIVAGGYNIYPKDIDEILFQHDKILEACAIGVPDTYRGETVKAFVVLKAGENMTEDEVMAHCKAHLAAYKVPKIIEFTNELPKSNVGKILRRELRDRELKKEAKG from the coding sequence ATGGCTTTTGAGAGAATCTGGCACAAGTCGTACGCCCCGGGCGTACCCCCGGAAATTGAATTTGAAAAGATCACCACGGCGGCTGCGCTGATCCGGTCGGCAAAGAAGTTTCCCGACCACACCGCCTTCATTTACATGGGCCGGCGGTTCAGCTACCGCGAACTGGACGCCCTCGTGAACCGGTTCGCCAATGCGCTCAAGGACCTGGGTGTGAAAGAGGGGGATAAGGTGGGGATGCTTCTGCCCAACCTGCCCCAGATGATCATCGCCTGCCACGCCACACACCGCCTCGGGGCGGTGACGGCGATGAACAACCCCCTCTACACGGAGAAGGAGCTGGCCCACCAGCTGAAGGACTGCGACGCCCGGTTCCTCATCACGCTGGACCTGCTCCTGCCCCGGGCGCTTGCCCTGAAGGGGAAGACCGGTGTCGAAACGATCATCACCTGCCACATCAACGACTACCTGCCCTTCCCGAAGAAGCAGCTGTTCCCCTTCGTGAAGAAGGCCATGTTCCGGAAGGTGGAGCCTCGGAAAGACGTCCATGAATTCATGACCCTGATGGGCAAGGCCTCCTCGAATCCGGTCCCGGACCGGTCCCGGTGGGACAAGCTGGGAGCGCTGATTTACACGGGCGGGACTACGGGCGTGTCGAAGGGAGCCATGCTGACCCATGCGAACCTCTCCGCCGTCGTCCAGATTTTCCGCGCCTGGCTACCCGATCTCAAGGACGGGGAGGTGCACATCGTGGGAACCTACCCCATCTTCCATTCAGCGGGTTACACCGCCAGCCAGAACCTGACCATCTGGAGCGGCTGGACCTCGACGATCATCCCGCGGCCGGAGCCGGGTATCCTCATCGAGACCGTGAAGAAGTACAAGCCGAACTTCCTTCCCGGCGTGGCCTCCATCTTTGTCGGGCTGCTGGCCGACAAGGAGTTCCGCGGCATGGACAAGTCCTTCCTCAAGGGCTTTTTCACCGGGGCGTCTCCCATCGCCATCGACACGGTGCAGGATCTGAAAAACCTGACCGGCAAGGACGTCTACGAGATCTACGGTATGACGGAAAACACGGCCTTTGCCACGGCGACCCCCTGGGGTGGGAAGGTGAAGCCGGGCACGGTCGGCCTGCCGCTGCCGAACACGGAGCTGAAGATTGTCGACCTGGACGAGGGAAACACCGTCCTCAAGCCCGGCGAGGCCGGCGAGATCTGCATCAAGGGTCCCCAGGTGATGACGGGCTACTACAAGCGTCCCGACGAGACGGCCGCGACCATCCGCGACGGCTGGCTCTACACGGGGGACATCGGCATCATGGACGAGGAGGGGTATTTCAAGGTCGTGGACCGGAAGAAGGACATGATCGTCGCGGGTGGATACAACATCTATCCCAAGGACATCGACGAGATCCTCTTCCAGCACGACAAGATTCTCGAGGCCTGCGCCATCGGCGTCCCTGACACCTACCGGGGGGAGACGGTCAAGGCCTTCGTCGTCCTGAAAGCGGGCGAGAATATGACGGAGGACGAGGTGATGGCCCACTGCAAGGCTCACCTCGCCGCCTACAAGGTTCCGAAGATCATCGAGTTCACGAACGAGCTGCCGAAGAGCAACGTGGGAAAGATCCTGCGCCGGGAACTGCGTGATCGCGAGCTAAAAAAAGAAGCCAAAGGATAG